ATTAAGAGAAACCTCACGGTTTGATTACATGGCCCTAAAACTAGAACAAGCCACCAAAAAAGTCAATGCATAATCCTCCATCCTAAGAAGCAAAGCGGCTAAATAGGCATCAAACCACCAGACTCCAACTTATATTACAGACCAAATGCAATATCATCAATAAAATGAACAAAAGGAACAACAATTCTGGAGAGTGAAACTAAAACACGGCTAGATGGACGAAGCAGTAAAATGAGAATTGATGCATCTAGGAACAATACCGACACATGATATGTGGTCCTACCAGAGATGTTGCCGGTTGAGAAAGTTCAGCCACTAATCCGCAGTACCCCGTGACGCCACCCATGTGATGCACGACAGACTTCACTTGCCACGTGCTCTATGATTTTTGCTCTCTGCATCAACACCCTTTGACTTCCCTTCCTCTTGTGCAAAATTTCCCAATTTGTTATTCAATGACATATCAACCTCATAAGCACAATTCGATCATTTATTAGCTTTCTTTCAAAAGAAACATTATTTCTGCATCTCTAAATTGTCGAAAAGATAGCAATGACACCAACTTTTTACTTTCCTTCTGAAAACTTATTATCCAACTACTAAAGGACATGATTAGGAATAGAATTCAGATTAAAAGTACATTTAAGCAAAACCCAGATTAGCTTAGCAACTCATATGAAGAAAAAAATGTTCAATGCTCTAATATTGGCCACAAAACACACAATTTTGGGGACCTATCCAACCTCTTTGGAACGAATTATCTCTAGTTAATATGCTATTTTTACCGTCAACCAAAGAAAAACTTTATTTTTTGGTGGAATTTTACTTTTCCATGATTTCTGTGTGGAAAAACACAATCATACATAGAAAGATATATATAAAGCAATTTGACGGTAAAAAGAGCATCATCAGTTAACATCAACTTAATATAATCCTTACTATGAGACATCGTAATTTCCTCACACCACATTTTGAGGCTATACCAAAGAGATAGAGTATCTCCCAGAGAGTTCTTCTAATATAAACCCCTCTTATCCATTTTGGAAGGCATCAGCCATAGTGCTATTATGATCAAAACTTAAATTTTGCAGTCTAGCATATGAAATTCTAAGAGGTTTGTCATCAACCCACCAATGTTCCCAAAATCTACTATCTGGACATCGCCCACCATTTTTTGCATTCTTGATAAATATGTGTTTGACTTCTATGATACTGGACCAGAAATGCCAGTCACTAGTATCATATTTAGTATCGAAGAGGCAACCATTATGAATAATTTTGTTCAGGAGGATCATTTGTCAGAGCTTACTTTTAGTTTCTAATTTCAACAACCAATTAGCCAACAAAGATTTGTTCATGATCTCAAGGTTTAATATCaccaaacccccttgatcattagGTCTACACCAAGTATTCCAGTTCACCAGTGGTATTTTTTCTTGTTGTTATCACCTTGACAAACAAGCCAAGTCATGAATAAACTGACTCTCTTCTTCACCTCAATTTGGATGAGATAGAAAGACATCATTTATAAAGGTAGATTGCTTAGACAATATTGCACCAAACTCAGCCTGCCTGCAATGTTAAGCATTTTCCATGCCAACATCGACATCTATTTTATATCTTATCCACCACACAGTTTAGTGTACGTTCCTAATTCTAACACTGGAAACATGAATCCTAGGTACTTCAAAGGTAAAACTCCCAATTTACAAGTATAATTTTCCTGGTATAAATCAGCTTTATCCACATTATCCCCAAACAGGCATAACTCACTCTTGTGAAAATTAATAGTAAGCCCATACATCATCTGTTCAAAAGCACAAAGAAtgaattttattttgcattttcagCATCATCTTGTAGCGATAAAATTTTACCATTAGCATATTTAAGCATATTAACTCCATGGTCTAGAGCCCCATTAAGCACACCTTTAACTACTCCATTTTGTCTAGCATTTCCATAAAAATGGCAAGAACATCAAAAGCTAAATCGAAGAGAAGTAGGGAAAGAGAATCCCCTTGTCTGAGTTCTATACAAGTTGTGAAGTTTGGCCCTATCTCATATTCACTTTGTTTCCCGCATGCCCCCCTCCCATTGTAAACAAAATCTAGTCACACAATTTATTAGGGAACCCCTTTACTTTTAACAGTAGGTGTACAAAGGGTCATTCAATTTTGCCATATGCTTTTTCAAATCAACCTTAACAAAAGGGCACTATTTTTTAATGATAAATAGTGTTTAAGGCTTCATGCAAAATCACAACACCTTCCATTATGTATCCACCTTTGACAAAGACAGTTTGAGTGTGTGAAGTAATAGGGTTTACCAACAAGCTTGACCTTTCGTAAGAACTTCAGTAATtattttgaaactcacattcagAAAACATATATGTCTAATCTTTTGGATTTGTTTTGCATCTTTGATTTTAGGAACCAAAGTCATAATGTCATAACTCAATTTAGTAGTATCCAACACACCCTTATGGATATCATCAAATAAATCCTTGAGATTTCATTTAGCCAGCGCCcaaaaatactagaaaaaaatcAGTAGGTAAACCATCATGTCCCGGACAAAGTTTTCAAGTTTTCCATGGAAAGAGGTTAAACAAGCAGCTCAACATCTTCTCTAGTAATTTTAGGAATATCCCAATCCGCTAAATTTATATTAGCTCCATCACCATGTCCAAAATATTTTTTATAAAGTTCAGTAACGTATTTCATAAGTGGGATGACCTGACCAAAGAGGGAGAGCATGTTTTCCTCCTTAAATATAAAGAATTGCAATAACCAGTCCTCGAACACGTActggtgggtggggggggggggcatgacCACAACTTCACTCACACAAGCATTGCAACTTAAGCGAGGCCCAATCGTTGAACTCCACAACTTTAGCTCAAGTTTGTTCATATCGAATATAGGTAAATTTGATTCGGAAGAGTGGGCAAGCCTAAGGAAACCAACATAAAATTAGACTCTCCTGATACCATCTTCCACTTATTCTAAATGAAAAGTTAAAGATTATAAAAACCTAAATTTTGAATTGAAGAAGTCATGATGAGCAACACATGGTCTTACTTTGACAAGTGGTGGGAAATTAGGGTCCTCATGATGCTGGTGTGGAAAACCTATCAACATTTTATCTCGCCTACTCGCTAACGTGGTAACTTTGACGATGGGTTGTTTTGTGGGATATTTGTAgttgtttatttgttttgaatacaAAATATATCTCGGCGCACATATATTCAGACCGTTGATTTTGGCTATGTGCATCATAGCTATGCAGAGGCCCGGTGTTGCTCATCACGTTTTGTATCCCACCGTATCCGcctgatgctacattttgagtttATAAAAACGTCATCTTATAAAAAAGATAGGCacatttttttgaaaaggaggttaaaactcccggcctctgcatcaatgcgatgcatacaaccatttttattaattattcagGAGAGCACAAAACGAAGGCAATCATAGCCGAACCatcacaagatatgaaattaaCACCTACGACTAAGTCGACTTCTTCCgtagcaacgccttcaagaaggtatACCCTCGTCGTTGCTGAGCCCGACCAATAATGGTCAGGACAAGAAGTTTCACCCCGGACATGAAGCGGTGTTCCAATCAGCATCTTGATAATAGATCATTATATAGTCGCCTTCGTCAGTACTCCACGCCCACCTTCACGGCCGTCGAGTGGGCGCCCATGTCTCGGTGCGGAACTAGCTGCTGCTACTCCACACCGGCGCCAGTCACACTGCAGCATGCTTCATACCGTAGGAGCTGCTGCTCCAGAGCTAGAAGTCGACGGGGAACCACCACTGCGCCCCTTGCTCACCAGCGTAGGACTCCGTCGCTCGCGCCTCGAGCATCCTTGTGCGATGGCCGCCACCCTCGCACCGGACGAAAATCCTCTTTGAGCCGGCATCGAGTGCCACACACGACCACCGCTGCTATGCCTGCAAATATGCCGGCGCACTTGAATATGCACTGTTGTGCCACCTGATCTCCTTATCGCGGTTATCGAGGGCCGCCACCCCCACCGCAATGACCAACGGAGGCCACCGCCCCCGCCGCCATGACTACCCATGCATCCATTGCCGGCGATGTTGTGCGTGTCGTTGTCTCTGCGAACGCTGGCACCATCATCTTCACCTCTCTCGCACACCGAGACGCCGACACCGACGTATTGGCGCACGACAACGAAGCAGCATCGTCCAAATCTGCCTCGTCCATGGTCGCCTCTGGTACTGCGATCATAGACGCCCGTGCATTGTTCCATGGCCACCTCACTCGAGGCTGACCCATCCTTCACCATAGTTGTGCCATTGTCGGCAGCACCGGCGTAGTCGCATGCCGGCGCTGGCTTCACATCTGACTCGAAGGCCGCATCCAGATCATCGGCGTTGCAGTTTCTCGTTGTGATCTCCGCGGCCACGTACGAGAAAGTGCTGAGACGTGCGGCATTAGGATCTCCGTGGTTGCACACACACTCCTGGGAGCGCTCACCACTGCAGTTACGGGCAGCCGCGCCGATGCCACCGGCCGCCGCTGGCTGCATGAGCGAGTACGGGTGTGAGAAGGAGGAGGCGCCTTGGCCAGCGCCGCGGCCAGGACCGACGAGGGATGTCTCACCCTGTGCCGGCGCATGGATGCGCGTGACGACGTCGTGGCCACGACCGCGCCCTCTGCTCTCATGCCACCCTCCGAGCACCACCTGCCGCCTCCAGCCATCTCCCTCCGCCCTGGACATAGCCATCCCCGAGATCCAGCCTCTTGGAGGCCGCCGACGGACTGTGGTAGCTGGGGATGTGCGCGAGATCTCCGAACCGTTTTTTTCGGATCGGGAGGTTCTTTCTTGCCCATCCTCTCTAGCCATGAAGGTGAAGATAGTCAAGCTTGGTGCAGACAGGTCGAGGTTCAGCTTAATAGTGAAGATGAAGAAAACGACCAAGCTTCCTTCTAGTCCTACGCCATGGCAGGGTATTCTTCCTTGGTCTCTTGGTCGTCCgcatatatattgccatgcatttTGTTTTGAAGCAATGTTCTGCAACACTTCATTCAAGTGTTCCGCATGGAAGGCCATTATTTGAACCGTACACGAGCACGACTTAAAAGCTAAAACTCTTGACAAATTTTGTAGCCGGTGTCGACGACAACATGACTTGGGTAGCTCGGTCGGTGCGGCGTTGAAACGAATTACGCTGTAGACTGAAAACGAAGGGGCAGGTGCACTGTCGCGTAATAGAacggaaaagaaaggaaaaaaaggttGCACCAAACAGTGACGCCCAGGGAATTTAGAAGGCCGTGTCGCCGGCACGTGCGAGTGCGTGGCCCCCACCAAACCGCCATTCCCAGCTGGGCTTCCTCCCTTGGTGCCTGCCTTCCCTTACAATGGTCGATGGAATCCCGGCCGGTTGACCGACCGGCCGACTCCTCGTGGCCTCCGATCGAGCAAGAACACctctccacccccttcccccccccctccttcctcaCAGTACGTCGCACATCCATCCATCTGCTCCAAATCCAATCCCCTCACCGAGCTTCTGGCAGCTGGAGTAGCTGTGAGAGGCATACGGAAATATTAAAAAAGAAgggggagggaatccactactggcCTAGCTATTTGAGCAAAACGTATGTGGGAAGAGCGGACATAGGAGGGACAATTCCACTCACTGCCCAACCACAGcgccttcctcctctctctcccctccaTCCGCTCAAGAAATCTACCAGAAGCAGCTCAGCAAGCCGCAGGAGCTCCTCTTCGTCTTCCGGCCGTCGTCCTCCTCCTGGTATTCAGATTTCTGGGGAAAGAATTGTTTGGGAGGTAGCCTGGCGATTGGAGCCTTCGCATGGATGCAGCCCACTGGCCCCAGGTAAATCTCCTTGTGAGAATTTGGCTTCTCTTCTCCTTGATCTCGCCGCGGCCTGTTCATCCTCCTCTCTGTGACATGGTTCTTGGTGTGCGCGCGCTTTCTCTGATGGGAGCATGATCTCCCTCTGTGTGGATGTCCTCTTGGGTCGTGTTCTTCCTTTATATGTTATGCTTTGTGTAGATCTATGCATCTGCAACACAATCAGCACCCCTCTCCCTTCTCCATAGGCTTTAAGGTGCAGGTGAAGGTGAGCCCCCGGCCTGCGGCTTTAATCCTCTCTCTGCTGCCCTCCTCCCCTTTTGATCCATGAAAGCACGCACCATCACCTTTCTTTTCCCCTCTTTCTAATCTCCCTTTCCTCACCATCATCCTTTTTATCCCCTCCTCACCTcacctcccccttcctttctcatAGCTTTTCTTCTCTCTCCTTGTTGCCTCGCATCAAAAGAGGAGAGCAGCAGCCATGTCCTGGTGATGTGTGGCAGTACCACAACCCTACAACAGCACAAGCAaagttgtgttttttgtgtgtggtggTGTGTTTCTCTTTCATCCTTTCTTCTTCCCCGGCCCTTATCACCTTTTCCTTTGCCTTTCTCTGCTAGCTGCCTCTAATCTCCCTTTGTATCCTTTTGCTTGGTTCTTAGTTGCACCGTAGAGATTCTTGACGCCCCCACCCCCCACAGCCTCCCCCCTGACCTCTGCATGCTCGCTCACCACATGTTATCTTTCTTCACTGTGTTCTTGCTTGCTCTAGGTGTTAGCTAGCTTGGCATGTAGTGGGCTTGTGTTGATCATCGTTTGTTCTCAACTTCTGACTGATCAAGTGCTGCACTATGTGTGTGTCTGTGTCCTCAGGGGCTAGGGCTGGTGAAGCCAATGGAGGAGATGCTGATGGGAGCACCAAGCTCGAACCAGCAGGTGCAAGGCTCAAATCCGAATCCACCGGCGCAGGCCCCGTCGTCGGCGCCTGGGGCTGGAGGCCCCATGAGGGGCGGGACGCCGGCCATGGCAGTGGCAGCCTCCGGGGTTGGAGCGGGTAGCACGGAGCGGCGGCCGCGGCCGCAGAAGGAGAAGGCGATCAACTGTCCCCGGTGCAACTCCACCAACACCAAGTTCTGCTACTACAACAACTACAGCCTCCAGCAGCCGCGCTACTTCTGCAAGACGTGCCGCCGGTACTGGACGGAAGGCGGGTCGCTGCGCAACGTCCCCGTCGGCGGCGGCTCCCGCAAGAACAAGCGCTCTTCGTCGTCGTCCGCGTCAGCGAGCGCCTCAGCGGCTGCCTCGGCGACTGCGTCCGTCGCGAACTCGTCCATGCTCGGGGCGGCGCCGAACAAGAACCCGAAGCTGGCGCACGAGGGCGCAGCGCACGACCTGAACCTCGCGTTCCCGCACCACCAAGGCGGGATGCAGGCGCAGGCGGACTACATGGCGTTCCCGAGCCTGGAGAGCAGCAGCATGTGCAACCCGGGCGGCGGCGGAATGGCGGCCAATGGCGCCCGTGCCGGTGGCGCGCTCTCCGCGATGGAGCTGCTCCGGAGCACCGGCTGCTATATGCCGCTGCAGATGCCGATGCAGATGCCCGGGGAGTACGGCGCCGCGGGGTTCTCGCTCGGGGAGTTCCGCGCGCCGGCGCCACCGCAGTCGCAGAGCTTGCTAGGCTTCTCGCTGGACGCGCACGGTTCGGTGGGCGGGGCTTCCATGGCGGGGTACGGCTCCGGTGCCGGGATGCAAGGGATGCAGGACAGGTCGGGCAGGTTGCTGTTCGCGTTCGAGGACTTGAAGCCGACGGCAAACTCTGGCGCCGGTGGCGGTGAGAGCGGTGGTGGTTCTGGCGCAGGCGTGGATGGCGGCGACCATCAGTTCGAGCAAGGCAACAAGGAGCAACAAGGCAACGGCACCCCCGTTGGGCAGCCCGACACGCCGGGGTTCTGGAACGGCAtgatcggcggcggcggcacctGGTAACGTGGACGGCGGCGCCCATGCATGCATAGTTCATCGTCGGCTGTGCGTGCATGCATGCGCTTCCAAGCTGCAGCTGGAGATAGGGCACAAAGGTTTAATAAGATGGTGGATATGGTGTTTGatatctttctttctttctttctttctggtgttcttgttcttcttcttcttcttccttggaatTGTGCTCTAGCCGTTTATTTGTGTTTGGtgatcgacttgggggctagctaGCTCTAACACATCAGACTATCAGAGTATACAGCATTTTAATCTCTGTTGATCGGTGCCATGGATGCTACCATATGCTAGCCCATGTGAAGCTTATTTTTAGGCTGGCTTGGAGTTAGCTAGCTAGGCCTCGGTACATACCACCTATCCAGTACGTACATGGCGCATGTGGTGGTGCGGTTTCTCTGGTTTGCAGGGCCAACTTTAGGAGACCTGTAGGAGTGGGGAGAGGACCGAGCTACAGTGTGTTTGGTGGTAACAACAATGCACTGCATGCATGCACGGTGTTCCAGCTTTGTAGATGCAGATCGTTTGGGGACCGATGGCTTCCAAGTTTGTAGTGGTAGCATGTAACTTTGTACTTATATTATTTGTTACTTATGTTACATACAATGAGTACAAGTACCATCATCTTGGTTTTCATATACAATTACAAATTCCTCTTCATTATTGTGCTTGTTGATTTATGCATATATAGGCTCATCCAAAGTTGATCAGAAGAGGTATTTAGAGCATGTAATAATATGTGTCCTTTAGTGTCATTTCCAGTTGAACTGATTATATTGGTGTACATCTTGCTGCCTGATTTTTATAAGCTTGTCTTTCTATCTGTCACCTCTCCCTGCCTTCCTTTTTCTTGTACTAGCAGGCAAAGCTCTGAGATGTCATGTCTCGCCACCATCGCCCCGGAGCCAAGAATCTTCCAGCCATGAAAAGCACTAGCGAGGGGGGTAGCTAGGAGAAGTGGAGGGCATGGGCGCAAGAGAATAAGTACGTATGACAAACATCCCACTCCCTGAAAGAAAGAAAGATAGAAACTTAACTTGCTTCTCTCTCCTCACATGGTATTATTATATCATATGATGGCCATCTGTAGGTCCTTGAGCAGGCCATTTGTACCATCCATCTATAATTATATTTGTAAACCTAAAGGTACACTGCCATGCTATCCCCTCTCCCACCATCGTGCTCCTTGCATCTCTGCCCCCTCCATCCTCTTTATCTCATGTCAAGTGGGTAAGAATGCAGCAACTTTTCACTCATTTGCTTTTGTTTCTAGTTAGGCATTCACAAGCCCCCGGTTCACCTGCCCAAACCAAAAAGTTGT
The window above is part of the Triticum aestivum cultivar Chinese Spring chromosome 2A, IWGSC CS RefSeq v2.1, whole genome shotgun sequence genome. Proteins encoded here:
- the LOC123190041 gene encoding dof zinc finger protein 1 isoform X1, which encodes MDAAHWPQGLGLVKPMEEMLMGAPSSNQQVQGSNPNPPAQAPSSAPGAGGPMRGGTPAMAVAASGVGAGSTERRPRPQKEKAINCPRCNSTNTKFCYYNNYSLQQPRYFCKTCRRYWTEGGSLRNVPVGGGSRKNKRSSSSSASASASAAASATASVANSSMLGAAPNKNPKLAHEGAAHDLNLAFPHHQGGMQAQADYMAFPSLESSSMCNPGGGGMAANGARAGGALSAMELLRSTGCYMPLQMPMQMPGEYGAAGFSLGEFRAPAPPQSQSLLGFSLDAHGSVGGASMAGYGSGAGMQGMQDRSGRLLFAFEDLKPTANSGAGGGESGGGSGAGVDGGDHQFEQGNKEQQGNGTPVGQPDTPGFWNGMIGGGGTW
- the LOC123190041 gene encoding dof zinc finger protein 1 isoform X2 → MEEMLMGAPSSNQQVQGSNPNPPAQAPSSAPGAGGPMRGGTPAMAVAASGVGAGSTERRPRPQKEKAINCPRCNSTNTKFCYYNNYSLQQPRYFCKTCRRYWTEGGSLRNVPVGGGSRKNKRSSSSSASASASAAASATASVANSSMLGAAPNKNPKLAHEGAAHDLNLAFPHHQGGMQAQADYMAFPSLESSSMCNPGGGGMAANGARAGGALSAMELLRSTGCYMPLQMPMQMPGEYGAAGFSLGEFRAPAPPQSQSLLGFSLDAHGSVGGASMAGYGSGAGMQGMQDRSGRLLFAFEDLKPTANSGAGGGESGGGSGAGVDGGDHQFEQGNKEQQGNGTPVGQPDTPGFWNGMIGGGGTW